The Cellvibrio polysaccharolyticus genomic interval GAAAATATTCAAATTCCTGCTATTGCCGCTTTGTTTGTCGACCTGCCATTACTGGCCGGTGATAAATCCATTCTTGCGGTCGCTCGTGAGCGCTTTGCGGTGCTGGCGCCCGATGCTGTTGAGGCGGTTGATCAGTTGATCGCCGTGGCCGACACGATTGAAAAACGCTATCCGCAAGCGGTGATGTACTTTGATCTCGGCGAGTTGCGCGGTTACCACTACTTAACCGGTCTGGTGTTTGCTGCATTTGCACCAGGCTATGGCAACCCGGTTGCCAGTGGTGGTCGTTATGACCACATTGGTGAAGTGTTTGGTCGTGCGCGGCCTGCCACCGGTTTTGCGGTTGATATTACTGCGCTTGGCAAGCTGGGTATTTTGCCAGCCGCCAACTGTGGTGGTATTGCGGTAATCGCCAGTGATGACCCGGCCCAGTGGGCGGTCATTCAGCAGTTGCGAGCCAACGGCGAGCGTGTTGTATCGGTATTTGATAGCCAGTCATTGGCCGAGTCAGGTTGTGACCGCCAGCTGGTATCAACCGGAGAAACTTACAAGGTCGAGGCGCTTTAGCGTCCAAACAATTGGTCCGGTATTTTTGGTCTGTCCGGTGCCGTATTTTTTAACCAGGTTCACAGAGAGTTAATCCAAGTCATGGGCAAGAACGTCGTTGTATTGGGCACCCAGTGGGGTGATGAAGGTAAGGGCAAGATTGTCGATTTATTGACCGATCAGGTGTCGCTTGTCACTCGCTTCCAGGGCGGCCACAACGCTGGTCATACACTGGTGATTGATGGTAAGAAAACCGTATTGCACCTGATTCCGTCCGGTGTTTTGCGTGATGATGTGACCTGCCTTATCGGCAATGGGGTTGTGTTGTCACCCGAGGCATTGTTCAAGGAAATCGGCGAGCTGGAAGCCAAGGGTGTTCCGGTGCGTGAGCGTCTGCGTTTGTCTCCGGCCTGTCCGCTGATTCTGCCTTATCACGTTGCGTTGGATCAGGCGCGTGAAGCAGCTCGCGGCGATGCCAAAATCGGTACTACCGGTCGTGGTATCGGCCCGGCCTATGAAGACAAGGTGGCGCGTCGTGGTTTGCGTTTGAGCGATATGCTTAACCTTGACCGTTTCGCGGTGAAGCTGAAAGACGTATTGGCTTATCACAATTTTATGTTGACCGAGTACTACAAAGTTGCTCCGGTTGATTACGAAAAAACCCTCGCCGACTGCAAAGCCTGGGCTGTTCAGTTGATCCCGATGATTGCCGATGTGACCGAGTTGTTGCACCAGGCTCGCGAGCGTGGCGAAGGCATTCTGTTTGAAGGTGCACAGGGTTCGCTGCTGGATATCGATCACGGTACCTACCCGTTTGTTACTTCTTCCAACACCACCGCTGGCGGCACTGCTACCGGTTCCGGTTTTGGTCCGATTTATCTCGATTATGTTCTGGGTATTACCAAAGCCTACACCACGCGTGTTGGTTCAGGCCCGTTCCCTACCGAACTGGATTGTGAAATTGGCGCCTACCTTGGCGAAAAAGGCCATGAATTCGGTGCGACGACTGGTCGTAAGCGTCGTTGTGGCTGGTTTGATATTGTGGCGGTGCGTCATGCCAACCGTATCAACAGCGTTACCGGTATCTGCCTGACCAAACTGGACGTTTTGGACGGCCTTGAAACCGTAAAAATCTGCGTCGGCTACCTGGATATCAAAGGTAACCCTACCGGTATTCCTTACGATGCAGAAGGTTGGGCTGAAATTCAGCCGGTTTACGAAGAGATGCCGGGTTGGAAAGAATCAACCGTTGGTGCGCGTACTCTGGAGCAATTGCCAGCCAATGCCCGTGCTTACATCCGTCGCCTGGAAGAATTGACCAGCACGCCGATTGATATTATTTCAACTGGCCCGGATCGCATTGAAACTATCGTATTGCGTCATCCGTTCAGTGCCTGATTCGGTTTGACGCATAAAAAAGCCCGGCTTTTGCCGGGTTTTTTTATGCCTGAATATTGCTCGCGCAGATTGCGCTCTGCATGTTGCAAATGGAAAACTGGTCTTTTTTCGGCAAAGATTTGATATGACAAAACATGATTGATTTTGACAGCTGTTTTATTTTTTCTTAATAACAAGTGTTTGTTACAAATCGGTTTTTAATGATAAAGATGTAGTGTAGAAAATGATGGCTACTAGTATGCAAGGCTAGTAAAAAACGTCATAATCGGGCTTCAGTCAGCTTATAGTCACGTTAACAGTATGCTGTCGACTGAAGGCATGATTGTTCGAATAATAATTTATATAAATCGTTCGACGACCCTCTGCCACACAACAAAGCTCTACTTTTCCTGATCAATACAATAAAAAGGGGTTGGCTATGGCTTTCCATAAAAGACAAGTGCGTGGAATTTCACAACAAGCAGGTGTGTTTAAAAAGTCACTGTTGGCTGTTTGCGTAATGGCTATCGGTGCTCCTGTTTTCGCTCAAACAGATGACGCCGTAGAAGAAATTTTAGTGAGCGGTATGCGCCAGAGTTTACAGGGTGCGCAAGATATCAAACGAAATGCCAACACATTTGTTGACTCCATTACGGCATCCGACATCGGTTCGCTGCCTGATCGCAGTGTTCTTGAAGCGATGCAGCGTGTGCCTGGTGTGTCTATTGAGCGCTTCCAGGCCGCGGATGACCCGGACCACTTTTCGGTAGAAGGTTCCGGGGCTGTTATTCGGGGTATGTCGGCAACCCGCTCTGAATTTAATGGTCGCGATTCCTTTACCGCCGATTCCGGTCGCGGTTTATCGTTTCAGGATGTGCCGCCAGAGTTAATGGCCGGTGTGGATATTTATAAAAACCAGTCTGCCGATATGGTCGAAGGCGGGATTGGCGGTACGGTCAGTTTGCGTACCCGTAAACCTTTTGATACCCAGGGCATGATGGCCGCTGTGAACGTTGAGGGAACCTGGGGTGATATTGCGGAGAAATGGAAACCTACCGTTTCCGGTATTTTCAGCAACCGCTGGGAATCCGATGCCGGTGAATTCGGCTTTCTGATTAACCTCGCTCACTCCGAACTGGTGGGAACGTCACACGGTATTCAGTCCGATGTGTACAAACGTTACAAGGCCTCTGATATTGCCGGTGCGGAGAGTTTTGTGGGCGCCGATGGTAACGGCACCGTATGGATGCCCCAGGGCGCCAACCTGCTAATGAAAGAAGATCAGCGCGAACGTCAGGGTGCAGCGGCTTCTTTTCAGTGGCGCGATACTGATGAAAGATTTTTGTTAACCACCGAATATATTCGCTCCAATGCGAAACTCGACTGGTGGGAAAATGCCCTGAAATATCAGGGCGGTTATACCGATAGCGATTTGAACACGCGTCCCTTTGACGGCACTTCATTTTCTTTCAGTGACAATGGCTTGTTCCAGTCGGGTTTGCTCTCTCAGGCGAATAGCGCATGGCGTGCTACCAGTGAGTTGGGGCCGGATGGTTCCGAGCCTAATACGCGTTATCCAAACCCCTACAGTAATATTCCAACGGAAGAAGGCGGTATTGGTGGCAGACCTTATTTCGGTCACAAGCAGCAGTTGGATACCCGTGGCCAATCATCGGAAACGCTGGTCGAAGATTTCTCTGTCAATCTCACTATCAAGCCAAACGATGCATGGACATTTGAAGTCGATTTGCAGCATGTGGATGCTGAAACGCGTGTAGATGATCTGGTTATGCACCTCGGTGTTGCAGCGCTGCAGCAATATGATCTTTCCGGCAGCCTGCCTCATCTGACCTTGATTAACCCTTGGAATAATGTGCGGGATGAAAATCCCGGTGCCTACAACAACGGCGTTAACCGTCCGGGTTGGACCAATGATCCAGCAGGAGATAGCAACTATTTCAGTGATATCACCAGCTACTGGTACCGCTCGGCGATGGATCACTTTGAACGATCTGACGGTAAATCCGATGCTATTCGCCTGGATGTAACCCGTGATTTTGAAAACGATGGCCTTATTAAAAGTTTCAAAGCCGGTGTTCGCTGGGCTGAGCGGGACCAAACGGTTCGAGCCACCAGTTATGGTTGGGGATCTGTTGCTCCGGAATGGAGTTCGGGCCAGCTTTATCTTGATCATGTGCCCGATCAGTCAAATTGGTACAGCGCGGTAGATTGGTCAGACTTCCATCGCGGCGATGCGTTGAATATCGAAGGCGGAAATCATCTGTATTTCCTGAATCGTGATGTCGTTGCCTGGCACCGCGATAGCGGCGCATGTCCGGGCGATGCAGGTTTTGTTCAGATGTCCGGAGGAGGCGATTGGTCACCTTACAAATGCCGTGAAGGTGTAGACGGTCGCTATGGCATGTTCCTGCCCAATGAAATATCCAATACGGTGGAAACCAATAAAGCTGCTTATGTTCGCCTTGATTTTGCATCCGATGAATCTCAAATGCGCTACAGCGGTAACGTAGGTTTGCGATACGTTGAGTTGAAGCGGGAAGCGAGCGGTTATCTTACTTCTCCCTCTACTGATGAAGATTACATTACACAGGATATTCCGCCGGAAGTGTTGCAAGGTCGTGCTCTGACCGGTGCATCGGTAAAAGCCTATGCTGACGCGCAGGTTGCCGCTGGTGCCTATGACAGTCTCAATGCATTTTATAACGACACAGCAAACCGTTGGGTCGGTAATAACTTCTGGTACCTGAGTGATGCCGAGCGTAATTTTGTCACTACCGCATCAGGCAGACAGGTTGCGGTTGATGATTACAATGCATTATTGCCGAGTTTGAATCTGAAGTTGGAATTGTCCGATGAGCTGATTGGTCGTGCGGCGATCAGTAAAGCAATCGCGTTACCAGATATGGGTCTGGTTCGTAATAAAAGAGATCTGAGCGTCGATATTGACACCGTACGTGGGCAACCGACTGATCCTGATAATGCAGAAGATTGGGAGTCTGCTATTCAGTCTGCCAAAGTCGTCAACTTCAAAGGAGAAAGTGGTACACCTCATCTCAAGCCGATGGAGTCTTTGCAGTATGACTTGTCTCTGGAATGGTACTTTAGTAACACCGGGTCATTAACAGGTACATTGTTCTATAAAGATCTGAAAAACTTCTTTGTGAACGGTGCAAGTCTTGAGTCCGTAACCAACCCGTTGACTGGCGCAACGCAAGTTGTTGATGTGGTTTCCACACGGAATGGTGGCGATGGCACCATGTACGGTTATGAAATTGCCTATCAGCAATTTTTCGACATGCTGCCATCTCCATGGGATGGATTAGGTATTCAAGCTAACTACACATGGATTGAAGCATCGGGTGTTCCCAACAACGAGGAAGATTACGAAAACACCGATTGGACCGGTGGCGTAAATGATACCGGTGCTCGCGTAAATCTCGACACGGTTCCATTACAAGGCCAGTCAGAACATACCGCCAACCTGATATTGATGTACGAAAAAAGTGATTGGGCCGCGCGCTTGGCGTACAACTGGCGCTCCAAGTATTTGTTAACCACCCGTGATGTGATATCCAAATATCCGCTATGGAATGATGATGCCGGGTTCCTCGACGGCTCTATTTTCTATACCGTGAATGATCATATCAAGGTCGGTTTGCAAGTGACCAATTTGCTGGATACCACATCCAAAACCATTATGATTCTGGATGATAAAGGGACGGAAGCCGGTCGTAGCTGGTTTGTTCAAGACCGTCGTGCCACGTTGGTTCTACGGGCCACTTTCTGATAGTGTGATAACTGGTGCTTGAAATGCCGTAGTGCATAAAACCGGATTTGATTTTTTCAAATCCGGTTTTTTTTCAATTTTCCAAACCTTATATATTAAAAACCTTCCAGTTCTCCGCCATTTTTCCGGAGAGTTTATGTAGCGCATCGCTCAATTCCGCAGAGCTTCTGGCGTTCTCTTTCAGGCTGTTAATATCTGTATTCAGTGCATTGATATTGGTCGAAACTTCTTTGGCGACCATTTTCTGTTGTTCTGTAGCGGTGGATATTTGCATATTGACGCGAGCAATATCTGCGGTGGACTCGGCAATTTTTTCAAACATTTCATGATTTTTAATAGAAGAGTTCACGCTCTCTGATGTTTCTTTGGAGGCCTGCTTCATTGCGCTTACTGCCATGTTGGCTTGTTCTTGCAGGCGAACAATCATGGCACCAATGGATTCGGTGGCTTTTTTGGTGTTGGCAGATAAGGTTCGAACTTCATCTGCGACAACCGCAAAACCTCTGCCTGCGCTACCCGCTCTCGCGGCTTCAATCGCGGCATTCAATGCAAGCAAATTGGTTTGTTCCGATATTTTTCCGATAACATCGAGCACACCGGAAATTTTTCCGGAGTCCGTTTGCAGCTGCAAAATGACGTCGGTAGTCTGGTTGATTTTATTGGCAAGTGAATCGATGGTGTCCCGGGTTTTAATGGACTGCGCTTTGCCATGAATGCTCAGGTGGTGAGAGTCTTCAGCAGAAACAGCAGCGGTACTGGCATTGTTGGCAACTTCTTCTATAGCGCTTCGCATTTGTGACATGGCGGTGGCGAGAAATTCTGACTGCGCTGATTGCCGGGTAGCGCCTTCACTGACATTCTCGCTGATTTCATGCAGGCGGCTGACTTGTGCGCCGGTAGCCTCGGTGTTTTTCCCGAGCTCTGTCACCAGGTTCTGAAAATGTTGAATCATGGTGTTCAGCGCATTGGCTGCCTGAGCGATTTCATTTTTTCCTTGCGGTATTGCGCGCAGTGTGAGGTCAGAGCGGTCTTCAATATTGATTAGCAAATTTCTCAGCGCCAACAGCGGGCGGGTAATGGACTGTTGTACGCGTCGAATAAACAGCAGGCAGATTAACAACAATGATAATCCGCCAATGCAATACCAACTTAACAGGGTGGCAGTTAGCGCCGCCGCATCATCGCGAACATTCGCGGCAGTGGCGATTTGATGATTAATAAATTGGTCGCTTAGCGTAGCGAAGTGTCCCACCACCGCAGCAGAGTCGTTGTTGATGGTTGATTCATTGAGAATTTTCACCAGCAGCGCATCGCTGCCCGCGTAGCTTCCCCACTCTCTGTAAAGCCGAAGGCTTTTCTCAAAGGCGGTATCGAGGGCGAGATACAGTTCCTGATCGCCACTTGTCGGGCGCTGCTCCTGAAATGCCAGCCAGTGCGTGCTGGCGATGTTGAGTTTTTCTTCAAGGCCGGTGTGAGTGGCCTCTACCGAGACCCAGCCGCTGCGGTATTTGCGAATATCTTCACTCACCTGGTGTTGGAGTATGCGTTGGGCCTGCATCAGATCGGAAAGGATGATCAGGTGGTCATCGTAGAGGCGGTAGAACAGCGCATCTTTTTCACGGGCGGCGAGAAACGAAGCGACCAGCACAATAATCAGAAAAACAAGCGGAACGGCGCCAAGCAACAGAATGCGCAAGGCAATGCTGAGGTTGTACAACATGATTCATTTTCCGGCGAAGAGTGGCGCGTAAAATTGTATAAAAAGAGTGTGACATTTATGTTTCAATCGAATTTGTCGGTGGCTAGCAGGGTTACAGTAAGGATGTTTTTTGTCGAAAATGTTTACATGATTTTTTATTTAGAACGTTTTTCATTCAAATTCGGTGAAATTTATAAATTTGTAATAATTGGTAATGCTTTATGCGATTGAAATCACATAGAATTCGCCAAATTTTTTGTCTCGCGTTGGTTTTAGCGACTGTTCCCAGTCGTTCTTCATAGATTTCTCCCGCGTTTTTGTTATCGATGTTCTGTGTCCGGCGGGTCAGGGCACATGGATTTTATTTTTTCTGGTGCTGCCGGGCTTTCCGGGGAGATCAGTCCTTACGGATTGGTAGAAAGCTTTGCGCAAATTTTGCCAGCAATGATCAAATGGGGTTGATTAAGGATGTTTACAGGATTAGTTCATGAGCAAGGACAGAAGGAGTTTCCGGCACGGGAGCATCGAGCCTTTCTTCCCCATGGAAAAGGTATATGTATGCGTTTGCGGTGCTGGGGATGTTTTCGGCAGCATCTTATGCCGCGCCCTACGGTGATTTTGCGATTACCGTAAATCCTGGGCCGGTCGCACCGAACAGCACCACTGTCTACCCCGGGGAGGCTACCAGTTTGCGGGTAACCTTCAGCAATAATGGTATTAGTGGTAAGCCGCTTACCAATGTCAACTTTAATAAAGCCCTGCCGGGTAATGCCAATGGTGGCTTAAGGGTTAATGGTCCCGTAGTCATTTCCGGTGTCGGATGTGCCGGTGGCAGCGTCTCTGCTGCGGTCGGCCATGCCGGGCTTTCATTGTCTGGATTGACTGTGCCGATTCCTGTCGCAGAGATCGATAAATCTGGCGAATGCTATCTCGACATTCCTGTGGTTGCCTGGTCTGCTAATGGGGCGAGTACATCTCATTCCTTTAGTATCAATGGTCCGCTCAATGGAAATCCTGGTGAAGCTGGCAGTGATCAGGGAGAAAACTCCAGTGGCGGTCCGCAAGCGATTACTGTTTCACAGGTGCCTCGTCCGACGTGGTCCAAAGGATTTCCAACCAATACCGGTACCCTGATATTGGGCGGGAATACGGGAACCTTGCGCATTGCCGTAAACAATCCCAGTCAGCATACTCCGCTCACCAATTTTTCATTCAGCGATGTTTTTCCGGTTAATAATGCCGGCGTTGGCGGTGCGATTATTGAGCCGACCGGTGCTGCGGCGTTGGTCAGCTGTTCGCCCGGTGCCGTTAATCCGGTGGTGACTCTACAGTCTGGCGCAGCCGCAGGTCTCAGTGTTTCTGGCGGTACATTGCCCGCGAATGGTACTTGTACTATTGATGTCCCGGTTCAGGCTCGCCACTCGGCAAATGCTTATGAGGTTACTGGTACCAACTCAATGGCAGCCAATGACTTTACCAGTGATGAAGGATTACGCCCGGCGACCAATGCCACGCGTAACATCACTGTTCGCTCACCCCTGGCCGTGGCAAAGGCATTTGCGCACTCGCCCATTGCTGCCGGTGTTCCCAGCACTTTCACAGTAACCCTGGAAAATAACGGCAGTACGGCTCTGGTTGTTGATGAATTTGAAGACAATCCCATCTCTGCATCGCCTTATGTTGGCAAGCTGAAAGTGCAAGCTGTTACCAATAGTTGTGCTGGTGGTACATCAACTATTCTCATGGGTAATGATGGCTTCCGGGTAGGTGGTTTTACCATTCCGGTGAAAGTTTCCGGAGATAATGCATCGGGGCGCTGTGTTTTAACCGTTACTTTTGAGGGTGAGACCACCGGTGATGACACGCCTTCTGCTTACAATAATGAGATTCCAGCGGGGGCAGTCAAAATTCAAGGGCAGCCTGATATCATCAGCCAGGCGCGTTCGGCATCCGTCACCATTGCAGACCGTTTGCGAGTGCTAAAAACCCAAATCCCCGCTACGGTGGCGCCAGGTAACCCGGTGAATTACACCATTAATGTGCAGAACTTCAGCAGCCAGCCTCTCGCGAATGTGGCGGTGGCAGATAGCCTGAATAATGGTGCAACCTTATTGTCCGGAGCCGGTTTCCCCGCCTCTGTTTCTGCCGGTTGTGGTGTGCTTGGTTTGAATGGCCGTGTGCAGGGCGATGCAGACTTGTTGTTTACTATTCCCACTGTTCCTGCTCGTGATGCTGTAAATGTGCCCGGCGTTTGTACGATCAGCTTCTGGGCCATGATTGATCCGGATTCTGAAGCTGCAACATTGAATCAGATCAGAGCATGTGATGTGTACCTGCCGAGAAATCCTTCTCTCGCGCCGGATGCCGCTGGCAATCGACCAGACGCCAATCCGGCTAACAGATTGCCTGGCGACGTTTGTAACGGGTCCCCGGTGCAGGTAAACAACCCCGCTCATGCCATTATCAATCTGAGCAAAAGTTTTGCTCAGGCCAGTGCTTTTGAAGGCACGCCTGTGCGCATGCGTCTGGTTGTATCCAGCTGGTCTGATAGCCCGCTCACCAGTATTGCTTTGAGTGATTCCTTGCCAAACGCGGGCAGTGCTATCCAGCAAATGCAAATTGCTTCGCCAGCCAATTTGATCAACGGCTGTGGCGGAGTGGTCAGCCTGGGTGCAACGTCTCTCTCGCTAAATAACGGTACTATGCCTGCGCGTACTGCCGGTACCAACACTCCGGCAACCTGTACCATCGAAGTGGATGTGGTTGGTCCGGCAGGCACATACAACAACAGAGCCGATGTGGCGGCGGTGCAAACCAATGCTGATGGCACTTTGTTGAATGTAAATGCATTTGCCAATGCACCGCTAACCTTTAGCGATGCGTTAACTGCCAGCAAAAGTTTCAGTCCGGCTCAGGTCGGTTCAGGTGGCCGGTCTACTCTGCGAATTTTACTGGGTAACCGAGGTGACTCATTGCCGATTACCGGCCTGGCGCTGACGGACAATTTACCTGACGGTATGAGTGTGGCTGCACCGGCTAATGCTTATACAACTTGTGTCAGTGGTTCGGTCAATGCTGCCTCCGGTGCGACCTCTGTCGGTTTGGCTGGGGCGGTTATTCCTCCCGGCGCAAATTGCGAGGTATTGGTTGATGTTGTTGCCATCGGTAATGCTGACTGGGTTAACTCTATAAAGGCCGGCCAAATTACTGCCAACAATGGTTTGTTAAACCGTACAGACGTAAGGGCTGATCTGGCTTTTGTAGCATCAGAAATTCCGGCAATTGCCAAGAGTATTAATCCCGGCACTATTGTGCCCGGGTATTCTTCTCTCTTAACAGTAACCATCACCAACAATACCAGCCAGTTATTGACGGGGGTTGGTGTTACTGACTGGTTCACCCTTGATGGAACGCCGAACGGCACACCCAACGGCATGTTGATCGCCGCATCACCGCAAGCTTCTACCACTTGTCCTGCCGGTGTAGTAACTGCTGTACCGGGCGAGCGTTCATTATCCCTGTCGATGGCGACTGTTGCACCGAACCAGGCATGTACCATCACAGTGCGGGTAACCTCCAAACGTGTGGGGACTATTGCCAACCTGATTCCGGAAAATTCGATCGTCAGTGATCAGGGTGCTACCAATACCACCACCTCTGCGAGAAGTACTTTAAGCACCACCTCCGAGGTGGGGATGAGCAAGGAATTTGCCCCGAAGGTTGTTCGTCCGGGGGATATTTCACGTTTACGCATCAGCTTCTTTAATCCGGAAAATCAAGCGGTACAAAATTTCGGCATTGTCGATAACTTCCCGAGCGGTTTGCTGGTTGCACCAGTACCCAATGCGTTTTCAACCTGTGGTGGTTCTGTATCGCTAACCTGGCCAGGTAATAACAGTGTGCGCCTCACCGGCGGTACGCTGGCTGCAGCGGCTGGCGATTCGCCCGCAAGTTGCTACCTGGAAATTGATGTGGTTGCGGCGGATGCGGGTAGCTATGTGAACAGTATTCCTGCCAATACCTTGACGGTGAATGATGTTCCTGTAAATCATCCTCCGGTAGAAGACACACTTGAAGCGCGTCACCCATTGCTGCTGAACAAAGCAATTGATAACAGAACGCTGGACCTGAACGATCCGGTTGGTTTTACTACCGGTGAAGCCATTCGTTTACCGGGCGCATCGGCTGTACTGACTATCCGTGTTGAAAACACCGATGACCAGCCACTGACGCAAATGACTTTTACCGACAATCTGCCAGACGGCCTGGTGTTATCGCAAACGCCTAATGAAACCTGGAGCTGTGCAACCGGTACTGTCAATGTAATTCCTTCCGGTCGCACAATAACCTTGGCGGGAGCAACCGTTCCGGCGAATAGTGTGTGTTTGATTACCGCTAACGTTATGAGCAATACGCCCGGTATTTACGACAATGTGATTCCACCTGAGAGTGTTATCACTTATGAAGGTGTGACCAATGAAGTACCGACTGAAGCGCGTTTGATTGTTACCGAGCCGGGCATTGTCACCAAGCAATTCGAGCCGCCAGTGGTGGCACCGGGCGCGGTATCAAGGCTGACGATTGCTATTGCCAACCCGAATGATGCCAACATGGTTCTATCTACTGCGTTGGTAGATACCTTGCCGACAGTCCCTGCACAAATAATGGTATGGACGCCCCTCTCTCAAGTGCCAAATAATAAAGGTACTTGATTCTGACATCAGAGAGGGCAAGGCTATGAGCGAACATGTTGCTGTGATCGGGGTTGATCTTGCAAAGAATGTATTTCAGGTTTGTGCTGCCAGTGGTTCAGGTAAAAGGTTAATTAATAAAAAAATAACCCGAGCAAAATTATTAGATTTTTTTGTTAACCTGCCGCCCTGTCTGGTGGGCATGGAAGCGTGCAGCAGCGCCCATCATTGGGCAAGGCAAATACAAAAGCTGGGTCACCATGTGAAGTTAATACCACCTCAATTTGTAAAGCCTTACGTAAAAAGCAATAAAAATGACGCAGCAGATGCGGACGCAATTTGTGAGGCTGTGACCCGGCCTACCATGCGTTTTGTTGCCATAAAGTCCGAGGAACAGCAAGCACTGCTATTGCTCCATCGGGATAGAAAGGGGTTGGTGGGGGAGAGATCTGCAATAGCCAATCGACTCAGGGCGTCTTTGGCTGAGTTTGGCTTGATTGTTCCCGTTGGTATACACAAGTTGAGAGCCTGGTTGCAACAGGATTATGGTGCCTACGAAGAGACCCTTCCCGTGATGATGAGGCTCCATGCGCAACGATTGGCTGGCAGGCTAAGGCAAATTGATCAGCACATTGATGAAATCGAACACGAGATAAAGCGCTACAACCCGGATATAGAGCTTACGAAACGGTTACAAGAAGTTCCAGGTATAGGTCCTTTAACTGCGTCGGCATTGGTGGCGACTATCAAAGACGGCAGCAGTTTCAAGAGTGGAAGGGAGTTTTCAGCGTGGCTTGGTCTTGTTCCCCGCCAGCATTCCAGTGGAGGAAAAGATCGCCTGCTGGGCATCAGTAAACGAGGCGATACCTATTTGAGAACGCTTTTTATTCATGGTGCAAGAGCAGTTATCAAACATATGAATCCCAGGCGATCTATGACTCCCTGGATCGCAGAGTTAATGAGGCGTCGTCACCGGAATGTAGTTATTGTTGCTTTGGCAAACAAGCTGGCTCGTATTGCCTGGGCACTGATGAGCAAAGGCAAAAGTTACGATGAAGCGTTTGGATTTTAATCGATAAATAAACTTACGCACAGTGTTGCGCAGGCAAGAAAACTGAAGGCAATGTAGATGACATCGTAATTGGGTAAGTCTGGTCCTAACATGGCTCATAACAAGAGCGAACAAATGATAAGACCCCGATTAGCGAATACCATCAGGGACCGTAGATAAATTCTACATCGGGAGTCCGGATAGATGGCTGCAACACACATTGACTACAAAAAATTGCTTGCAAAACCCGGGGCGTCCATAGATGGCAACTGCTCCCAATATTGCTACAAGTTGTCCAGGTGGTAACGGCATCGTGACGGCTGCGGCGAATGCGACCCGTGTGCAAATCAATAGTGGCGCTGTTATTCCATCCGGTGGTTGTTCTGTTGA includes:
- a CDS encoding methyl-accepting chemotaxis protein, coding for MLYNLSIALRILLLGAVPLVFLIIVLVASFLAAREKDALFYRLYDDHLIILSDLMQAQRILQHQVSEDIRKYRSGWVSVEATHTGLEEKLNIASTHWLAFQEQRPTSGDQELYLALDTAFEKSLRLYREWGSYAGSDALLVKILNESTINNDSAAVVGHFATLSDQFINHQIATAANVRDDAAALTATLLSWYCIGGLSLLLICLLFIRRVQQSITRPLLALRNLLINIEDRSDLTLRAIPQGKNEIAQAANALNTMIQHFQNLVTELGKNTEATGAQVSRLHEISENVSEGATRQSAQSEFLATAMSQMRSAIEEVANNASTAAVSAEDSHHLSIHGKAQSIKTRDTIDSLANKINQTTDVILQLQTDSGKISGVLDVIGKISEQTNLLALNAAIEAARAGSAGRGFAVVADEVRTLSANTKKATESIGAMIVRLQEQANMAVSAMKQASKETSESVNSSIKNHEMFEKIAESTADIARVNMQISTATEQQKMVAKEVSTNINALNTDINSLKENARSSAELSDALHKLSGKMAENWKVFNI
- a CDS encoding TonB-dependent receptor gives rise to the protein MAFHKRQVRGISQQAGVFKKSLLAVCVMAIGAPVFAQTDDAVEEILVSGMRQSLQGAQDIKRNANTFVDSITASDIGSLPDRSVLEAMQRVPGVSIERFQAADDPDHFSVEGSGAVIRGMSATRSEFNGRDSFTADSGRGLSFQDVPPELMAGVDIYKNQSADMVEGGIGGTVSLRTRKPFDTQGMMAAVNVEGTWGDIAEKWKPTVSGIFSNRWESDAGEFGFLINLAHSELVGTSHGIQSDVYKRYKASDIAGAESFVGADGNGTVWMPQGANLLMKEDQRERQGAAASFQWRDTDERFLLTTEYIRSNAKLDWWENALKYQGGYTDSDLNTRPFDGTSFSFSDNGLFQSGLLSQANSAWRATSELGPDGSEPNTRYPNPYSNIPTEEGGIGGRPYFGHKQQLDTRGQSSETLVEDFSVNLTIKPNDAWTFEVDLQHVDAETRVDDLVMHLGVAALQQYDLSGSLPHLTLINPWNNVRDENPGAYNNGVNRPGWTNDPAGDSNYFSDITSYWYRSAMDHFERSDGKSDAIRLDVTRDFENDGLIKSFKAGVRWAERDQTVRATSYGWGSVAPEWSSGQLYLDHVPDQSNWYSAVDWSDFHRGDALNIEGGNHLYFLNRDVVAWHRDSGACPGDAGFVQMSGGGDWSPYKCREGVDGRYGMFLPNEISNTVETNKAAYVRLDFASDESQMRYSGNVGLRYVELKREASGYLTSPSTDEDYITQDIPPEVLQGRALTGASVKAYADAQVAAGAYDSLNAFYNDTANRWVGNNFWYLSDAERNFVTTASGRQVAVDDYNALLPSLNLKLELSDELIGRAAISKAIALPDMGLVRNKRDLSVDIDTVRGQPTDPDNAEDWESAIQSAKVVNFKGESGTPHLKPMESLQYDLSLEWYFSNTGSLTGTLFYKDLKNFFVNGASLESVTNPLTGATQVVDVVSTRNGGDGTMYGYEIAYQQFFDMLPSPWDGLGIQANYTWIEASGVPNNEEDYENTDWTGGVNDTGARVNLDTVPLQGQSEHTANLILMYEKSDWAARLAYNWRSKYLLTTRDVISKYPLWNDDAGFLDGSIFYTVNDHIKVGLQVTNLLDTTSKTIMILDDKGTEAGRSWFVQDRRATLVLRATF
- a CDS encoding adenylosuccinate synthase — protein: MGKNVVVLGTQWGDEGKGKIVDLLTDQVSLVTRFQGGHNAGHTLVIDGKKTVLHLIPSGVLRDDVTCLIGNGVVLSPEALFKEIGELEAKGVPVRERLRLSPACPLILPYHVALDQAREAARGDAKIGTTGRGIGPAYEDKVARRGLRLSDMLNLDRFAVKLKDVLAYHNFMLTEYYKVAPVDYEKTLADCKAWAVQLIPMIADVTELLHQARERGEGILFEGAQGSLLDIDHGTYPFVTSSNTTAGGTATGSGFGPIYLDYVLGITKAYTTRVGSGPFPTELDCEIGAYLGEKGHEFGATTGRKRRCGWFDIVAVRHANRINSVTGICLTKLDVLDGLETVKICVGYLDIKGNPTGIPYDAEGWAEIQPVYEEMPGWKESTVGARTLEQLPANARAYIRRLEELTSTPIDIISTGPDRIETIVLRHPFSA